GACCTTCTTCCGAGGTATATGCGCACACCGTGGATTATCATTTTTTTGGTCAGAATGTACCGATCGCCGGTGCAGCGGGTGACCAGCAGGCAGCCTTGTTCGGTCAGGCTTGTTACGAAAAAGGAATGATCAAAAACACTTACGGTACAGGTTGCTTCATGTTGATGAATACGGGAGATCAGCCGGTTGAATCCAAGCACGGTCTGATCACGACCATCGCTTGGGGGCTGGAGGAAGGCAAAGTGCAATACGCACTTGAAGGGAGTGTGTTTGTTGCGGGCTCTGCGATCCAGTGGCTGCGAGATGGGCTGCGCATGTTCCGTGAAGCAAAGGACAGTGAGCCTTACGCGGCCCGTGTTTCCTCCACAGAAGGAGTATATCTTGTACCCGCTTTTGTCGGGCTGGGCAGCCCCTACTGGGATAGCGAGGTACGTGGAGCGATGTTTGGTCTGACACGTGGGACCACGAAGGAGCATTTTATCCGTGCCACCCTGGAGTCGCTCGCTTATCAGACCAAGGATGTGCTTACAGCCATGGAGATTGATTCAGGTATTACGGTGAAGATGCTGCGAGTGGATGGAGGAGCCGTGTTGAACAATTTCCTGATGCAATTCCAGAGCGATATTCTGGATGCGACGGTGGAACGGCCAGTTATCCATGAGACAACGGCGCTGGGTGCCGCATGTCTGGCAGGGTTGGCGATAGGATACTGGAAGAGTACAGATGAACTTCGTAAGCGAGTGAGAGTGGAAACTTCTTTTACCCCTACGATGGATGAAGCAACACGTGACAGCCTGTATGAAGGCTGGAAAAAGGCTGTGAATGCGACGATGGCCTACAAATAATGGCTTAAACGAAAGGGCTCTTGTTATATAACTGCAAAAAGGTGACTTCTGAATTCGACAGGAGTCACCTTTTTTAGGTATGTGCTATCCCTCCACCCTCGTAGGGTTCCAATGTTGCCGGGCTCCGCAGGAGGTGCGAATGACGAGTTCGGGCTCCACTTTAATACATTTCGTATCCATTTGTTTATTCATCAGGTCAAACAGCACCATAGCAGCCAGACGACCTATTTTTTGCTTGTCTTGTTTTACAGTCGTCAGTGGAGGATCGGTATAACGACAGGCTTCAATATCATCACATCCTACTACGGCAATATCCTCGGGTACCTTCAAGCCGCTCTCCTTGAAAGCACGAATGGCACCAAAGGCAAGCAGGTCGGTAGCCGCAAAAATAGCTCTTGGTAAATTTTCTTGCTCTATCCACGCCTTTGCGATCTGGTATCCATCCTCTGCTGCATAGTCCTTGCCATACACGATCCATTCCGGTCTGACATCAAGGCTAAACCGCTTTAGTGATGAGATAAAAGCTTCTTCTCTCTCTTTAATAACCAAGGAGGGGCGTTCTATGCCTATAAAACCCATTTCGCGGTATCCATTCATGTAAAAGTGCTCAACAACTTTCATTGAAAT
This window of the Paenibacillus polymyxa genome carries:
- the glpK gene encoding glycerol kinase GlpK gives rise to the protein MGKYILSLDQGTTSSRAILFNSEGDVVYSAQREFPQYFPHPGWVEQNANEIWSSILGVIASCLSESGVKAKQIAAIGITNQRESVAVWDKNTGLPVYNVLVWQSRQTSDICEELKRQGHEELFHSKTGLLIDPYFSGTKVKWILDHVEGARERAERGDLLFGTIDSWLIWKLSGGKAHVTDYSNAARTLMYNIYELKWDEELLDILGVPKIMLPEVRPSSEVYAHTVDYHFFGQNVPIAGAAGDQQAALFGQACYEKGMIKNTYGTGCFMLMNTGDQPVESKHGLITTIAWGLEEGKVQYALEGSVFVAGSAIQWLRDGLRMFREAKDSEPYAARVSSTEGVYLVPAFVGLGSPYWDSEVRGAMFGLTRGTTKEHFIRATLESLAYQTKDVLTAMEIDSGITVKMLRVDGGAVLNNFLMQFQSDILDATVERPVIHETTALGAACLAGLAIGYWKSTDELRKRVRVETSFTPTMDEATRDSLYEGWKKAVNATMAYK
- a CDS encoding LacI family DNA-binding transcriptional regulator yields the protein MNIKTIASMAGVSVATVSKIINNYTDISEETRQRVLKIMEETGYRPSSSAKTLATKKSNLVGVIFAGKLNVDFSHPFFVDIINVFKKQIGLLGYDLLFFSNEKFLDNGEDYLARSKYFSVDGCIIIAGDEVEKSVFDLDASPIPCIGVDIELTGASSCYIMSDNQKISMKVVEHFYMNGYREMGFIGIERPSLVIKEREEAFISSLKRFSLDVRPEWIVYGKDYAAEDGYQIAKAWIEQENLPRAIFAATDLLAFGAIRAFKESGLKVPEDIAVVGCDDIEACRYTDPPLTTVKQDKQKIGRLAAMVLFDLMNKQMDTKCIKVEPELVIRTSCGARQHWNPTRVEG